One Brassica oleracea var. oleracea cultivar TO1000 chromosome C7, BOL, whole genome shotgun sequence genomic window carries:
- the LOC106302473 gene encoding uncharacterized protein LOC106302473 codes for MVFTKCQQNDADTRVFPIAFAVVESENSDSWKWFFERLSTIVEDSSELNLISDRCAAIFAAKEKWYPRARHGICLVHLQRNVGDKYKGLSQKAMVGWAGEAFKVSEFQKVYDLIKLTDWRCWDYLEKIDRKLWTRSHFDEERYNMMTSNIAESFNHALLPPRDSPIMALLEFICQMLTRWFESRHCDITKMKGIIPKEIEKEFEVTHKPSGYSCTVDLEKRTCSCLEFQMLRLPCRHAIAAASHRNMEYSIVVSKYYVKKTWAENVKGIILPAPDPKDVDVPPEVLKVELYPPTTKRSKGRPGVKRKLSAGEFPDGAKKKKANKCSRCFMEGHKKTTCKQPVP; via the exons ATGGTGTTTACTAAGTGCCAGCAGAATGATGCAGACACCCGCGTATTCCCGATTGCTTTCGCAGTAGTGGAAAGCGAAAACTCAGATTCCTGGAAGTGGTTTTTCGAGAGGTTGTCCACTATTGTTGAAGATAGTAGTGAATTAAACTTAATCTCGGATAGATGTGCCGCCATATTTGCAGCTAAAGAAAAATGGTACCCACGTGCACGCCATGGCATTTGCCTCGTACACCTTCAGAGAAACGTCGGGGACAAGTACAAAGGGCTTTCGCAGAAAGCTATGGTTGGCTGGGCAGGAGAAGCATTCAAAGTTTCAGAATTTCAGAAGGTGTATGACCTTATAAAGCTTACGGATTGGAGATGTTGGGATTATTTGGAGAAAATCGACCGCAAATTATGGACACGTTCACATTTCGACGAGGAGAGATATAACATGATGACTTCAAACATTGCTGAATCTTTTAATCATGCGCTTCTGCCCCCACGTGATAGTCCTATAATGGCCCTGCTAGAGTTTATCTGTCAGATGTTGACTAGATGGTTTGAGAGCAGACACTGTGACATCACAAAAATGAAGGGGATCATTCCAAAGGAAATCGAAAAG GAGTTTGAAGTTACACATAAACCAAGTGGATACAGTTGCACTGTTGACCTGGAAAAACGAACTTGCTCGTGCCTTGAATTCCAGATGCTTAGGTTGCCATGCCGACACGCCATAGCGGCTGCTTCTCATCGTAACATGGAGTACAGCATAGTTGTTTCAAAATACTATGTGAAAAAAACATGGGCTGAAAATGTAAAGGGTATCATACTACCGGCTCCAGATCCAAAAGATGTTGATGTTCCCCCTGAAGTGTTGAAGGTAGAGCTTTATCCACCAACTACCAAAAGATCAAAAGGAAGGCCAGGTGTTAAAAGGAAACTGTCAGCCGGAGAATTTCCG GACGGGGCGAAGAAAAAGAAGGCGAACAAGTGTTCCAGGTGTTTCATGGAAGGTCACAAGAAGACTACATGCAAGCAACCCGTGCCCTGA
- the LOC106302474 gene encoding F-box protein At2g35280-like: protein MPEFRILDLPTEVQSLVVQHVANNSFVDLYRLRSTCKLMCALVDGRGVYASFDLFKYPWYVGMDNTLLRRCFDEGNPSTLYIKGVEYFYRLDRHQEGLASIKRAADAGFERALYTYAMTRKILWEDEEYFSRFTRESVGKIRKVVRS, encoded by the coding sequence ATGCCAGAATTCCGTATTCTCGATCTCCCCACGGAGGTCCAATCATTAGTGGTCCAACACGTGGCAAATAACTCCTTCGTAGATCTCTATAGACTCCGATCTACTTGTAAGTTAATGTGTGCGTTGGTAGACGGTCGAGGAGTGTATGCTTCGTTTGATCTGTTTAAATATCCTTGGTACGTCGGCATGGACAATACATTGTTGAGAAGATGCTTCGATGAGGGAAACCCAAGTACTCTTTACATCAAGGGTGTAGAGTATTTCTACAGGCTAGATCGTCACCAAGAAGGACTTGCTTCGATAAAGAGAGCAGCTGATGCAGGATTCGAGCGAGCGTTGTATACGTATGCCATGACTCGCAAAATATTATGGGAGGATGAGGAGTACTTCTCTCGTTTCACAAGAGAATCTGTTGGTAAAATAAGAAAGGTTGTTAGATCCTAG
- the LOC106302475 gene encoding uncharacterized protein LOC106302475 → MNFVGGPSQEVPPKVNETQGSSSQAQAPDSSVDSMFKQLLEFQARNEKTMIYEFKNIHANIDGDYPDLNNKYMQLASHLKALESQVASMPSSPRQPMGSLPGKPEKNPKESCNVVFSTTSPEIELSDHEKEEDEIERLVFGTEFGEVERFVVATAEAQIMKDAARKVEATNLQSAEHKAERQVEKRAGNKLTKVKLEEATEIELSPYDKLPFPQRVLTKAQKKVLSKFRKDLTDVGVRLPEISGMREAHVHMMLIKDILDNQAEVAELLDISILKIDPSIPPKSLPKLESQGMFTLPCYLGIESMEPNPSSLQFGDSSSTTPIGIIKDFPLKIGACTVPIDLTPFSSARAIITPQLQNDPIKLQELLSHVLTITLEGGKDPPSH, encoded by the exons ATGAACTTTGTGGGTGGTCCTAGTCAAGAGGTTCCTCCTAAGGTCAATGAG ACTCAAGGAAGCTCTTCTCAAGCTCAAGCTCCAGATTCAAGTGTGGATTCTATGTTCAAGCAACTCTTGGAATTTCAGGCCAGAAATGAGAAGACCATGATTTATGAGTTCAAGAACATCCATGCAAATATTGATGGGGACTATCCTGACCTCAACAACAAGTACATGCAACTTGCATCTCATCTCAAGGCTTTGGAGAGTCAAGTTGCTTCTATGCCTTCATCCCCCAGGCAGCCAATGGGGTCTCTACCAGGGAAACCAGAAAAGAACCCCAAGGAGTCTTGCAATGTTGTCTTCTCCACTACTTCTCCAGAGATTGAGCTGAGTGATCATGAGAAAGAGGAGGATGAGATTGAAAGACTGGTATTTGGAACTGAGTTTGGGGAAGTTGAGAGATTTGTTGTGGCCACAGCTGAAGCACAGATTATGAAGGACGCTGCCAGGAAGGTTGAAGCAACGAATCTGCAAAGCGCTGAGCACAAGGCTGAGAGACAAGTTGAGAAGAGAGCTGGCAACAAGCTGACAAAGGTTAAGCTAGAGGAAGCCACTGAGATTGAGCTATCACCCTATGATAAGCTCCCTTTCCCCCAAAGAGTTCTCACCAAAGCTCAGAAGAAGGTGCTCTCCAAGTTCAGGAAAGATCTTACTGATGTTGGGGTCAGGCTTCCAGAAATCTCGGGTATGCGTGAAGCTCATGTCCATATGATGCTCATCAAGGACATTCTAGACAACCAAGCTGAAGTGGCCGAGCTTTTGGACATCTCCATTTTGAAGATTGATCCATCAATCCCTCCAAAGTCCCTCCCTAAGCTTGAGTCTCAAGGGATGTTCACCTTGCCTTGCTACCTTG GGATTGAGAGCATGGAGCCAAACCCATCTTCCCTACAGTTTGGAGATTCCTCTTCTACAACCCCTATTGGTATCATCAAGGACTTCCCTTTGAAGATTGGAGCATGCACTGTTCCTATAGACCTCACT CCATTCTCAAGTGCAAGGGCCATCATCACTCCTCAACTCCAGAATGATCCAATCAAGCTTCAAGAGCTTCTCTCCCACGTCCTCACCATTACTCTTGAAGGTGGGAAGGACCCTCCTTCTCACTAG
- the LOC106301355 gene encoding probable E3 ubiquitin-protein ligase ARI2 isoform X1, with amino-acid sequence MDDYLSGEEEDDYYYTSDQESLEGLDHDQSNLQPLSSSGNTAKVITKESLLAAQREDLRRVMELLTLKEHHARTLLIHHRWDVEKLFAVLVEKGKDYLFSGAGLTLVEDDPTFSPSSPMMMTCDICVEDVATHHMTRMDCGHCFCNNCWAAHFTVKITEGQSKRIRCMAYKCNAICDEDVVRSLVSETQPDLADKFDRFLIESYIEDNKMVKWCPSTPHCGNAIRVEDDELCEVECSCGFQFCFSCSYQAHSPCSCSMWELWRKKCHDESETVNWITVHTKPCPKCFKPVEKNGGCNLVTCICGQSFCWLCGGATGRDHTWSSISGHSCGRYQEDKEKQLERAKRDLYRYMHYHNRYKAHIDSSKLEDRLSDTILEKVSILEKRQLQLRDFSWVTSGLHRLFRSRRVLSYSYPFAFYMFGEELFKDEMSAEEREIKQNLFEDQQQQLEVNVEKLSKFLEEPFDQFADDKVTQIRIQVINLSVAVDTLCKTMYECIDNDLLGSLQLGIHNIAPYRTNGIERASDFISSREAAGEKCQPSNSGWNSEDTSCSPRKRPRKEGIYRNSQTTLLDLNLPADVIERK; translated from the exons ATGGATGATTATCTGAGCGGCGAGGAGGAGGACGATTACTATTACACCTCCGATCAAGAGTCTCTCGAGGGCCTTGATCATGATCAATCCAATCTCCAACCTCTTTCATCCTCTGGAAATACCGCCAAG GTCATTACAAAGGAATCGCTTTTGGCTGCACAG AGGGAGGATCTGCGGAGAGTGATGGAGTTGTTAACGCTTAAGGAGCACCATGCTCGGACTCTTCTTATCCATCACCGATGGGACGTTGAGAAGCTTTTTGCTGTACTTGTTGAGAAAGGGAAAGATTACTTGTTTTCTGGTGCCGGTCTTACACTCGTTGAAGATGATCCCACCTTTTCTCCTTCTTCTCCCATGATGATGACGTGTGATATCTGCGTTGAGGATGTAGCTACTCATCACATGACAAGAATGGACTGTGGCCATTGCTTTTGCAATAACT GTTGGGCTGCGCATTTTACCGTAAAGATAACTGAAGGTCAGAGCAAAAGGATTAGATGCATGGCTTATAAATGCAACGCTATTTGCGATGAAGATGTCGTCAGGAGTCTAGTTAGTGAAACCCAACCTGATTTAGCAGACAAGTTTGATCGTTTTCTTATCGAGTCTTACATCGAAGACAACAAAATGGTGAAGTGGTGCCCGAGCACTCCGCATTGTGGGAATGCAATACGTGTTGAGGATGACGAGCTCTGTGAAGTTGAATGCTCTTGTGGGTTTCAGTTCTGTTTCAGCTGTTCCTATCAAGCCCACTCCCCTTGCTCTTGTTCCATGTGGGAGCTGTGGAGGAAAAAATGCCATGATGAGTCTGAGACTGTTAATTGGATAACTGTTCACACCAAGCCGTGTCCCAAATGTTTCAAACCCGTTGAAAAGAATGGTGGATGCAACCTCGTGACTTGTATCTGCGGACAATCGTTCTG TTGGTTGTGTGGTGGAGCTACGGGAAGGGATCACACTTGGTCTAGTATCTCGGGTCATAGTTGTGGTCGGTACCAAGAAGACAAAGAGAAACAGCTGGAGAGAGCTAAAAGGGATCTTTACCGGTATATGCATTACCATAACCGCTACAAGGCACATATCGATTCCTCCAAGCTAGAGGATAGGCTTAGTGATACTATCCTCGAAAAGGTGTCAATTTTAGAGAAGAGGCAGTTACAGCTTAGAGACTTCAGCTGGGTTACGAGTGGGCTCCACCGGTTGTTTAGATCAAGACGAGTTCTCTCGTATTCATACCCTTTCGCGTTTTACATGTTTGGAGAAGAGCTGTTCAAAGACGAGATGAGTGCTGAAGAGAGAGAAATAAAACAAAACCTGTTTGAGGATCAGCAGCAGCAGCTTGAAGTAAACGTTGAGAAACTTTCCAAGTTCTTGGAGGAGCCCTTTGATCAATTCGCTGATGATAAAGTCACGCAGATAAGGATTCAAGTCATCAATTTGTCAGTTGCAGTGGATACCCTCTGCAAAACAAT GTATGAATGCATTGATAATGACTTGCTGGGTTCTCTGCAACTTGGCATCCACAATATTGCTCCATACAGAACAAATGGGATAGAACGAGCATCGGACTTTATTAGTTCCCGTGAAGCTGCTGGTGAGAAATGCCAACCTTCGAATTCAG GATGGAACTCTGAAGACACAAGTTGCTCTCCGAGGAAACGTCCCAGAAAAGAAGGAATTTACAGAAATAGTCAAACCACTTTACTGGATTTAAACTTGCCAGCGGATGTCATTGAGCGGAAATGA
- the LOC106301355 gene encoding probable E3 ubiquitin-protein ligase ARI2 isoform X2, whose amino-acid sequence MINPISNLFHPLEIPPSICVGHYKGIAFGCTVQREDLRRVMELLTLKEHHARTLLIHHRWDVEKLFAVLVEKGKDYLFSGAGLTLVEDDPTFSPSSPMMMTCDICVEDVATHHMTRMDCGHCFCNNCWAAHFTVKITEGQSKRIRCMAYKCNAICDEDVVRSLVSETQPDLADKFDRFLIESYIEDNKMVKWCPSTPHCGNAIRVEDDELCEVECSCGFQFCFSCSYQAHSPCSCSMWELWRKKCHDESETVNWITVHTKPCPKCFKPVEKNGGCNLVTCICGQSFCWLCGGATGRDHTWSSISGHSCGRYQEDKEKQLERAKRDLYRYMHYHNRYKAHIDSSKLEDRLSDTILEKVSILEKRQLQLRDFSWVTSGLHRLFRSRRVLSYSYPFAFYMFGEELFKDEMSAEEREIKQNLFEDQQQQLEVNVEKLSKFLEEPFDQFADDKVTQIRIQVINLSVAVDTLCKTMYECIDNDLLGSLQLGIHNIAPYRTNGIERASDFISSREAAGEKCQPSNSGWNSEDTSCSPRKRPRKEGIYRNSQTTLLDLNLPADVIERK is encoded by the exons ATGATCAATCCAATCTCCAACCTCTTTCATCCTCTGGAAATACCGCCAAG CATTTGTGTAGGTCATTACAAAGGAATCGCTTTTGGCTGCACAG TGCAGAGGGAGGATCTGCGGAGAGTGATGGAGTTGTTAACGCTTAAGGAGCACCATGCTCGGACTCTTCTTATCCATCACCGATGGGACGTTGAGAAGCTTTTTGCTGTACTTGTTGAGAAAGGGAAAGATTACTTGTTTTCTGGTGCCGGTCTTACACTCGTTGAAGATGATCCCACCTTTTCTCCTTCTTCTCCCATGATGATGACGTGTGATATCTGCGTTGAGGATGTAGCTACTCATCACATGACAAGAATGGACTGTGGCCATTGCTTTTGCAATAACT GTTGGGCTGCGCATTTTACCGTAAAGATAACTGAAGGTCAGAGCAAAAGGATTAGATGCATGGCTTATAAATGCAACGCTATTTGCGATGAAGATGTCGTCAGGAGTCTAGTTAGTGAAACCCAACCTGATTTAGCAGACAAGTTTGATCGTTTTCTTATCGAGTCTTACATCGAAGACAACAAAATGGTGAAGTGGTGCCCGAGCACTCCGCATTGTGGGAATGCAATACGTGTTGAGGATGACGAGCTCTGTGAAGTTGAATGCTCTTGTGGGTTTCAGTTCTGTTTCAGCTGTTCCTATCAAGCCCACTCCCCTTGCTCTTGTTCCATGTGGGAGCTGTGGAGGAAAAAATGCCATGATGAGTCTGAGACTGTTAATTGGATAACTGTTCACACCAAGCCGTGTCCCAAATGTTTCAAACCCGTTGAAAAGAATGGTGGATGCAACCTCGTGACTTGTATCTGCGGACAATCGTTCTG TTGGTTGTGTGGTGGAGCTACGGGAAGGGATCACACTTGGTCTAGTATCTCGGGTCATAGTTGTGGTCGGTACCAAGAAGACAAAGAGAAACAGCTGGAGAGAGCTAAAAGGGATCTTTACCGGTATATGCATTACCATAACCGCTACAAGGCACATATCGATTCCTCCAAGCTAGAGGATAGGCTTAGTGATACTATCCTCGAAAAGGTGTCAATTTTAGAGAAGAGGCAGTTACAGCTTAGAGACTTCAGCTGGGTTACGAGTGGGCTCCACCGGTTGTTTAGATCAAGACGAGTTCTCTCGTATTCATACCCTTTCGCGTTTTACATGTTTGGAGAAGAGCTGTTCAAAGACGAGATGAGTGCTGAAGAGAGAGAAATAAAACAAAACCTGTTTGAGGATCAGCAGCAGCAGCTTGAAGTAAACGTTGAGAAACTTTCCAAGTTCTTGGAGGAGCCCTTTGATCAATTCGCTGATGATAAAGTCACGCAGATAAGGATTCAAGTCATCAATTTGTCAGTTGCAGTGGATACCCTCTGCAAAACAAT GTATGAATGCATTGATAATGACTTGCTGGGTTCTCTGCAACTTGGCATCCACAATATTGCTCCATACAGAACAAATGGGATAGAACGAGCATCGGACTTTATTAGTTCCCGTGAAGCTGCTGGTGAGAAATGCCAACCTTCGAATTCAG GATGGAACTCTGAAGACACAAGTTGCTCTCCGAGGAAACGTCCCAGAAAAGAAGGAATTTACAGAAATAGTCAAACCACTTTACTGGATTTAAACTTGCCAGCGGATGTCATTGAGCGGAAATGA
- the LOC106301355 gene encoding probable E3 ubiquitin-protein ligase ARI2 isoform X3, which translates to MELLTLKEHHARTLLIHHRWDVEKLFAVLVEKGKDYLFSGAGLTLVEDDPTFSPSSPMMMTCDICVEDVATHHMTRMDCGHCFCNNCWAAHFTVKITEGQSKRIRCMAYKCNAICDEDVVRSLVSETQPDLADKFDRFLIESYIEDNKMVKWCPSTPHCGNAIRVEDDELCEVECSCGFQFCFSCSYQAHSPCSCSMWELWRKKCHDESETVNWITVHTKPCPKCFKPVEKNGGCNLVTCICGQSFCWLCGGATGRDHTWSSISGHSCGRYQEDKEKQLERAKRDLYRYMHYHNRYKAHIDSSKLEDRLSDTILEKVSILEKRQLQLRDFSWVTSGLHRLFRSRRVLSYSYPFAFYMFGEELFKDEMSAEEREIKQNLFEDQQQQLEVNVEKLSKFLEEPFDQFADDKVTQIRIQVINLSVAVDTLCKTMYECIDNDLLGSLQLGIHNIAPYRTNGIERASDFISSREAAGEKCQPSNSGWNSEDTSCSPRKRPRKEGIYRNSQTTLLDLNLPADVIERK; encoded by the exons ATGGAGTTGTTAACGCTTAAGGAGCACCATGCTCGGACTCTTCTTATCCATCACCGATGGGACGTTGAGAAGCTTTTTGCTGTACTTGTTGAGAAAGGGAAAGATTACTTGTTTTCTGGTGCCGGTCTTACACTCGTTGAAGATGATCCCACCTTTTCTCCTTCTTCTCCCATGATGATGACGTGTGATATCTGCGTTGAGGATGTAGCTACTCATCACATGACAAGAATGGACTGTGGCCATTGCTTTTGCAATAACT GTTGGGCTGCGCATTTTACCGTAAAGATAACTGAAGGTCAGAGCAAAAGGATTAGATGCATGGCTTATAAATGCAACGCTATTTGCGATGAAGATGTCGTCAGGAGTCTAGTTAGTGAAACCCAACCTGATTTAGCAGACAAGTTTGATCGTTTTCTTATCGAGTCTTACATCGAAGACAACAAAATGGTGAAGTGGTGCCCGAGCACTCCGCATTGTGGGAATGCAATACGTGTTGAGGATGACGAGCTCTGTGAAGTTGAATGCTCTTGTGGGTTTCAGTTCTGTTTCAGCTGTTCCTATCAAGCCCACTCCCCTTGCTCTTGTTCCATGTGGGAGCTGTGGAGGAAAAAATGCCATGATGAGTCTGAGACTGTTAATTGGATAACTGTTCACACCAAGCCGTGTCCCAAATGTTTCAAACCCGTTGAAAAGAATGGTGGATGCAACCTCGTGACTTGTATCTGCGGACAATCGTTCTG TTGGTTGTGTGGTGGAGCTACGGGAAGGGATCACACTTGGTCTAGTATCTCGGGTCATAGTTGTGGTCGGTACCAAGAAGACAAAGAGAAACAGCTGGAGAGAGCTAAAAGGGATCTTTACCGGTATATGCATTACCATAACCGCTACAAGGCACATATCGATTCCTCCAAGCTAGAGGATAGGCTTAGTGATACTATCCTCGAAAAGGTGTCAATTTTAGAGAAGAGGCAGTTACAGCTTAGAGACTTCAGCTGGGTTACGAGTGGGCTCCACCGGTTGTTTAGATCAAGACGAGTTCTCTCGTATTCATACCCTTTCGCGTTTTACATGTTTGGAGAAGAGCTGTTCAAAGACGAGATGAGTGCTGAAGAGAGAGAAATAAAACAAAACCTGTTTGAGGATCAGCAGCAGCAGCTTGAAGTAAACGTTGAGAAACTTTCCAAGTTCTTGGAGGAGCCCTTTGATCAATTCGCTGATGATAAAGTCACGCAGATAAGGATTCAAGTCATCAATTTGTCAGTTGCAGTGGATACCCTCTGCAAAACAAT GTATGAATGCATTGATAATGACTTGCTGGGTTCTCTGCAACTTGGCATCCACAATATTGCTCCATACAGAACAAATGGGATAGAACGAGCATCGGACTTTATTAGTTCCCGTGAAGCTGCTGGTGAGAAATGCCAACCTTCGAATTCAG GATGGAACTCTGAAGACACAAGTTGCTCTCCGAGGAAACGTCCCAGAAAAGAAGGAATTTACAGAAATAGTCAAACCACTTTACTGGATTTAAACTTGCCAGCGGATGTCATTGAGCGGAAATGA
- the LOC106301880 gene encoding plastid division protein PDV2: MEDEEGIGLILARATELRLKIADRIDTSSTDVSSPREGKKDEIAGNQEKDFDSFSSDDADDEEEADEQLLRIRDALESLESQLAALQNLRQRQQYEKQVALSEIDYSRKILLEKLKEYKGKELEVLREASTFAGERVDYENDLLLPPYPVHPPPLSLGLDNNNGYLPHLPLNQKKSADANGFGSGHVRKEAEVKGPNGIVRFLGSVAKIMLPIIGVISVLSASGYGPEIKKRGVSFKLLGLFPQRVVRAPNQCPPGKVLVIEDGEARCLVKERVEIPFESVSAKRDVTYGYG; this comes from the exons ATGGAAGACGAAGAAGGCATCGGGTTAATTCTAGCAAGAGCCACCGAGCTCAGACTCAAGATCGCCGATCGTATCGATACCTCCAGCACTGATGTTTCTTCTCCCAGAGAAGGAAAGAAAGATGAGATTGCTGGGAATCAAGAAAAGGATTTTGACTCATTCAGCTCTGACGATGCAGATGATGAAGAAGAAGCTGATGAACAGCTTTTGCGTATACGCGATGCTCTTGAATCTCTTGAGTCTCAGCTTGCTGCTTTACAG AATCTACGGCAAAGACAACAGTACGAGAAGCAAGTAGCTCTCTCTGAGATTGATTACAGCAGGAAGATTTTGCTCGAGAAGCTCAAGGAGTACAAAGGAAAAGAACTTGAAGTGCTACGCGAGGCTTCCACTTTTGCTGGCGAAAGAGTTGATTATGAGAACGATCTTCTCCTTCCTCCTTACCCTGTTCACCCTCCTCCTCTCTCCCTCGGTTTAGATAATAACAATGGCTACTTACCTCATTTACCGTTAAACCAGAAGAAATCTGCAGATGCAAATGGGTTTGGTTCAGGACATGTGAGAAAGGAAGCAGAGGTCAAGGGTCCTAATGGAATTGTTCGCTTCTTAGGCTCTGTTGCAAAGATCATGCTACCAATCATCGGCGTAATTTCAGTCTTGTCTGCTTCCGGCTATGGTCCAGAGATCAAAAAAAGAGGTGTGTCATTCAAACTTCTGGGGCTTTTCCCTCAACGAGTAGTCAGAGCACCGAACCAATGCCCGCCTGGGAAAGTTCTTGTGATTGAAGACGGTGAAGCAAGGTGTCTTGTGAAGGAAAGAGTCGAAATACCTTTTGAGTCGGTGAGTGCGAAACGAGATGTAACTTACGGATATGGTTGA